Proteins encoded by one window of Aspergillus chevalieri M1 DNA, chromosome 6, nearly complete sequence:
- a CDS encoding hexokinase family protein (COG:G;~EggNog:ENOG410PHN5;~InterPro:IPR001312,IPR022673,IPR022672,IPR043129;~PFAM:PF00349,PF03727;~go_function: GO:0004396 - hexokinase activity [Evidence IEA];~go_function: GO:0005524 - ATP binding [Evidence IEA];~go_function: GO:0005536 - glucose binding [Evidence IEA];~go_function: GO:0016773 - phosphotransferase activity, alcohol group as acceptor [Evidence IEA];~go_process: GO:0001678 - cellular glucose homeostasis [Evidence IEA];~go_process: GO:0005975 - carbohydrate metabolic process [Evidence IEA]), translating into MMASIPPIRTDIDNDEAHEHLHDEDPIEDDEYEEGSEIDPAERELLAHHRMVDEFLSPLSLDEAVLYQLARRFSTVYRHLASTSRQQFLPTPVTRLPNGNETGRYLAIDVGGSNLRVAFIELLGEAADADIRSTDASERSRDTIRKAQRQRVRRTLERAWPIQEHLKLDKAEDLFSWIGDCIAEVVAESLSSDTMKGDVPQELDMGITFSFPIMQESLAEATLMPMGKGFAITSDLNLRKILLNGYEKHTRRLDDDDEPSSKRRKLFSLPRLKIAAITNDTVATLASLAYAVKSLPNSRVAMGIIVGTGCNATIPMKLSALHESKAKHVRSTSPEAEETIVNTELTISGAASPLKELDIITKWDTDLDRECARPGFQPFEYMTGGRYIGELIRLILYDYITNLAGVSEGDLPATLLQAYALTTTYISNNVARSRSDPDLADELNQSMPPPENSQWAWDATTAGVFRKIARTVQRRSAGLIAAAVVGLLACAREIELKVDSKENSPQNSQAATPEYNGNTHLPSEVEEGSKVQGPIVPVLTPTPADWQSGPEELVVAYTGGIIQNYPNFKESCQQYIDRLIMRTGPQKSGKSVFLREASDGGVIGAGVLAGMVVDS; encoded by the exons ATGATGGCATCAATCCCGCCCATTCGCACGGACATCGATAATGACGAAGCACACGAACATCTGCATGATGAGGATCCAattgaggatgatgaatatgaggAAGGCTCGGAGATAGATCCGGCCGAGAGAGAGCTTCTGGCGCATCATCGGATGGTGGATGAGTTCTTATCACCCCTTTCCCTCGATGAGGCCGTCCTATATCAGCTTGCCCGGCGATTTTCCACGGTATACCGCCATCTGGCCTCGACATCAAGACAACAGTTCCTCCCAACTCCGGTAACTAGACTGCCCAATGGTAACGAAACTGGTCGTTATCTAGCAATTGACGTCGGAGGGAGCAATTTGCGGGTTGCTTTCATTGAATTGCTTGGTGAAGCCGCAGATGCGGACATTCGCTCTACAGACGCTTCTGAGAGGTCGCGGGATACCATTCGCAAAGCACAGAGACAGCGGGTACGACGCACCTTAGAAAGGGCATGGCCAATCCAGGAGCATTTGAAGCTAGACAAAGCAGAAGATTTGTTTTCTTGGATCGGAGACTGCATTGCAGAAGTTGTAGCTGAGAGTTTATCCTCAGATACCATGAAAGGTGATGTTCCTCAGGAATTGGACATGGGCATCACCTTTAGTTTTCCAATCAT GCAAGAATCCCTTGCAGAGGCTACGCTTATGCCGATGGGTAAAGGATTCGCCATTACGTCTGACCTCAACCTTCGTAAGATCTTATTGAACGGGTATGAGAAGCACACGAGGCGCCtagacgatgatgacgaacCTTCAAGTAAACGTCGGAAGCTCTTTTCCTTGCCCAGACTCAAGATCGCCGCTATCACAAACGACACAGTCGCTACGCTAGCATCGCTTGCTTACGCCGTGAAATCCCTGCCCAATAGCCGGGTTGCTATGGGCATCATTGTGGGCACAGGTTGCAACGCGACGATTCCCATGAAACTCAGTGCTCTGCACGAATCTAAGGCCAAGCACGTGCGATCAACTAGTCCCGAAGCAGAGGAAACAATCGTAAACACAGAATTGACCATTTCGGGAGCAGCATCGCCATTGAAAGAGCTTGATATCATCACCAAGTGGGACACTGATCTAGATCGGGAATGCGCTCGCCCAGGGTTTCAGCCATTTGAGTACATGACTGGAGGTCGGTATATCGGCGAACTTATCCGCCTTATTCTTTATGACTACATCACGAACCTTGCAGGGGTCTCAGAAGGCgacctccctgctaccctaCTCCAAGCTTACGCTCTCACCACCACCTACATATCCAATAATGTGGCTCGCTCACGGTCCGACCCGGACCTCGCCGATGAACTGAATCAATCCATGCCCCCGCCCGAAAACAGCCAATGGGCCTGGGATGCAACGACTGCCGGAGTCTTCCGCAAGATCGCCAGAACGGTACAACGACGATCCGCTGGTCTGATCGCTGCCGCCGTTGTTGGACTGCTAGCATGCGCCCGAGAGATCGAACTCAAGGTGGATAGCAAGGAGAACTCGCCACAGAATTCGCAAGCCGCCACTCCCGAATATAACGGCAATACACACTTGCCCTCCGAAGTAGAAGAAGGTTCTAAGGTTCAAGGCCCGATTGTTCCTGTCCTTACACCAACCCCGGCAGATTGGCAATCTGGCCCGGAGGAATTGGTTGTTGCGTATACGGGTGGTATCATCCAGAACTACCCCAACTTCAAAGAATCATGTCAGCAATACATCGACCGGTTAATCATGAGGACCGGCCCACAGAAGAGCGGGAAGTCGGTGTTTCTGCGAGAGGCATCGGATGGTGGAGTAATTGGTGCTGGGGTGTTGGCTGGAATGGTGGTGGACAGTTaa
- a CDS encoding MBL fold metallo-hydrolase (COG:S;~EggNog:ENOG410PISV;~InterPro:IPR036866,IPR001279;~PFAM:PF00753), which yields MSQLHIPPSNSTVQVSIIDTTFDSNLPTAHFMGPTITGFENFQLVAYAFLVTHKDHTTGKERRIVFDLGCPKDPDNDFPPSTAQLIKGLGGYVKASKDVSETLTEHGVGLGSIEAVIWSHAHFDHVGHPSLFPKSTSLLVGPGVKTSYFPGYPANKASPVLACEFEGREVRELDFSTSDLEIGTLKAIDYFGDRSFYLISAPGHAVGHVNALARTTSDSFIHFAGDSFHHASELRPHGGHGASLPLSMKIPGFGCPCSGSTFHAIHPLNHSRIPEHYQRYYDQVPNDPNKVPFHTLSETESGETMAVDLAVARDTIKAVQSFDSDPRVFVIAAHDMSLYGVLEYFPESANDWRERGWKEEGYWLFLRDFGRAVEVAGRD from the exons ATGTCTCAATTACACATCCCCCCCTCCAACTCCACAGTCCAAGTCTCCATAATCGACACTACTTTCGACTCCAACCTCCCAACGGCCCATTTCATGGGCCCAACGATCACCGGCTTCGAAAACTTCCAGCTCGTCGCCTACGCCTTTCTCGTTACCCATAAAGACCACACAACAGGCAAAGAACGCAGAATCGTATTTGACCTTGGCTGTCCAAAAGACCCAGATAACGACTTTCCTCCAAGCACTGCCCAGTTAATCAAGGGACTTGGGGGATATGTAAAAGCCAGTAAAGATGTTTCGGAGACGCTGACGGAGCATGGCGTTGGGTTGGGTAGTATTGAGGCTGTGATATGGAG TCATGCACACTTCGACCATGTCGGCCACCCCTCTCTCTTTCCCAAATCAACATCCCTCCTTGTCGGCCCGGGCGTGAAAACGTCTTACTTTCCCGGATACCCAGCAAACAAGGCCTCTCCGGTCTTGGCTTGTGAGTTCGAAGGCCGCGAAGTCAGAGAACTAGATTTCAGCACTTCAGATCTCGAAATCGGTACCCTAAAGGCTATCGATTACTTTGGAGATAGAAGTTTCTACCTCATTTCCGCGCCAGGGCACGCAGTAGGCCATGTTAATGCTCTAGCACGCACGACTAGCGACAGTTTCATCCATTTCGCAGGTGATTCGTTCCACCACGCCTCTGAGCTACGGCCTCATGGCGGTCATGGCGCTTCTCTTCCACTATCTATGAAAATACCAGGCTTCGGCTGTCCCTGCTCCGGCTCGACATTCCACGCAATCCACCCTCTCAACCATTCCAGAATCCCTGAGCACTACCAAAGATACTACGATCAAGTCCCTAACGACCCCAACAAAGTCCCCTTCCACACCTTATCCGAGACAGAGTCTGGGGAGACGATGGCTGTGGATCTGGCTGTAGCGAGGGATACCATTAAAGCAGTGCAGAGTTTCGATTCCGATCCGAGGGTCTTTGTGATTGCGGCGCATGATATGTCTCTGTATGGAGTCCTTGAGTATTTTCCAGAGTCTGCTAATGattggagggagagggggtGGAAGGAGGAGGGATATTGGCTATTTTTGAGGGATTTTGGGAGGGCTGTTGAGGTGGCCGGGCGAGATTAG
- a CDS encoding uncharacterized protein (COG:S;~EggNog:ENOG410PTJA): protein MLANMRPNAPLLSLVRGVPTWTLKNTARTLSSTTQRLSDNIKKDQNELLNKHMSESSASDSANTQSQRQQQQQQPTQAKSVGQSDEELREKLERMSGGGGASGIEYEDGKPSTMKRSVRNNMFRYI from the exons ATGTTGGCGAATATGAGACCAAATGCGCCATTACTTTCCTTAGTGCGAGGCGTACCGACATGGACACTGAAGAATACTGCCCGAACACTCTCATCGACAACACAAAGATTATCAGACAATATCAAGAAAG ATCAAAATGAACTGTTAAACAAGCATATGTCCGAGAGTTCAGCATCAGACTCGGCAAACACACAATCCCAGcggcagcaacaacaacaacaaccaacacAAGCCAAATCGGTCGGTCAATCCGATGAAGAACTTCGCGAGAAGCTTGAGCGAATGTCCGGTGGAGGTGGAGCATCTGGAATTGAGTACGAGGATGGGAAACCGAGTACCATGAAGCGGAGTGTTAGGAACAACATGTTCCGGTACATCTGA
- a CDS encoding uncharacterized protein (COG:U;~EggNog:ENOG410QE38;~TransMembrane:1 (i51-74o)), with the protein MGYMREECPPATSKKTLKEIYGSIQILRSGYDWNDPTRKGAIEAYKRTNGIIFITATVLAALPVLFSLCMPSYYLGKQQNAVTHTALDDQ; encoded by the exons ATGGGTTACATGCGGGAGGAATGCCCGCCGGCGACATCGAAGAAAACGCTCAAGGAGATCTATGGGTCGATTCAGATTCTTCGTTCTGGTTATGATTGGAATGATCCAACCAGGAAGGGCGCTATTGAGGCGTATAAGCGTACCAATGGGATCATTTTCATCACTGCGACGGTATTGGCTGCATTACCCGTGCTTTTCTCTTTGTGCATGCCGA GCTACTACTTGGGCAAGCAGCAAAATGCAGTGACTCATACTGCTCTTGACGACCAATGA
- a CDS encoding putative MFS transporter (COG:G;~EggNog:ENOG410QDJ0;~InterPro:IPR020846,IPR011701,IPR036259;~PFAM:PF07690;~TransMembrane:12 (i113-132o152-171i178-198o204-227i234-259o271-293i346-367o379-401i413-433o445-467i479-501o507-529i);~go_function: GO:0022857 - transmembrane transporter activity [Evidence IEA];~go_process: GO:0055085 - transmembrane transport [Evidence IEA]) — protein sequence MTMAVQPAEFTSASDSATPSSSARYTPVSDRTDDGPSYSHSRRPEKGSLRVQTDFGSADNTDISEIFSDGDESYNGYNSGPEIRENKPPRTGSSLEYSAAEESEVVKKFDRKLVPFLALLYLLSFLDRSNIGNAKIAGLTNDLDIPSWKYEWLLTAFYITYVLFEWMTLMYRLVPPHIYVSLCVCGWGLVASFQSLATSFWGMLILRILLGATEAAFGPGVPFYLSLFYKREELAFRIALFISAAPLATSFASTLAWVIVKLSHDGPIAPWRTLFLVEGFPSVVVAVFAWALIPDSPEKAHFLASRERMVAELRLQRNRKTGAYQDSQKGKFNWQEVKKTLADPKAYITAFMFFSCNIAFSSMPVFLPTIIQDMGYSSLASQALSAPPFLVAFVVVLVTTYFSDRNRTRSPYIITHALLSFTSYLAIAATGHFHTHLSTKTHVVIRYLCVYPATSGFFSAISLILAWTMDNRVANEGKGTSVAILNIIGQCGPLLGTRLYPESDGPWYIRGMAVCSFFMLLVAVLAFALRTILRRANRAGSGDGMDIEMETHGEEREILMGDHGVDHVQEEKFTYLL from the exons ATGACAATGGCCGTCCAGCCTGCGGAGTTCACTTCCGCGTCCGACTCGGCGACGCCCTCCTCGAGCGCTCGATATACCCCCGTTTCGGACAGAACAGATGACGGGCCCTCCTATTCGCACTCGAGGCGCCCAGAAAAGGGATCCCTGAGGGTGCAGACTGATTTTGGGAGCGCCGATAACACGGATATCAGTGAGATATTCTCCGACGGGGATGAGAGCTATAATGGGTACAATTCTGGGCCGGAAATTCGAGAAAACAAGCCGCCTAGGACGGGGTCTTCATTGGAATACTCGGCTGCAGAAGAGTCGGAGGTGGTGAAAAAGTTCGATCGCAAACTCGTGCCATTTCTGGCGCTCTTGTATTTACTCTCTTTTCTGGATCGCTCAA ACATTGGAAACGCGAAGATCGCTGGTCTCACAAACGATTTGGATATACCATCTTGGAAATATGAATGGTTGCTTACCGCATTCTATATAACATACGTCCTTTTCGAGTGGATGACATTGATGTACCGCCTCGTTCCGCCGCATATTTACGTCTCGCTGTGCGTATGCGGCTGGGGCCTTGTGGCATCTTTCCAGTCCCTCGCGACTTCGTTCTGGGGCATGCTAATTCTAAGGATATTGCTTGGAGCTACGGAGGCCGCGTTCGGTCCCGGTGTCCCTTTCTACTTATCCTTATTCTACAAGCGCGAGGAGCTCGCCTTTCGGATTGCTTTGTTTATTTCCGCAGCTCCCTTGGCTACTTCCTTTGCCAGCACCCTGGCGTGGGTTATTGTCAAGCTCAGTCATGATGGGCCAATAGCACCATGGCGAACTCTATTTCTGGTAGAAGGATTTCCGAGTGTCGTGGTTGCTGTGTTTGCTTGGGCATTGATTCCTGATTCGCCTGAGAAGGCCCATTTCCTTGCTTCTCGAGAGAGGATGGTAGCCGAGTTACGACTGCAGCGTAACCGTAAAACAGGAGCTTATCAAGATTCGCAGAAAGGGAAATTCAATTGGCAAGAGGTTAAGAAAACACTGGCGGACCCCAAGGCGTACATTACAGCC TTCATGTTCTTCAGCTGCAATATCGCGTTTAGTTCCATGCCAGTCTTCTTGCCTACTATCATTCAGGA TATGGGATACTCGTCCCTTGCCTCTCAGGCATTGTCAGCACCTCCGTTCCTCGTCGCATTCGTCGTGGTGCTGGTCACCACATACTTCTCAGACCGCAATCGCACCCGTAGTCCATACATAATCACTCAcgctctcctctccttcacATCCTACCTAGCAATCGCAGCAACGGGTCACTTCCACACCCACTTATCTACCAAAACCCACGTCGTCATCCGCTATCTCTGCGTCTATCCAGCTACGTCCGGCTTCTTTTCCGCCATATCCTTAATCCTCGCCTGGACGATGGACAACCGCGTCGCCAACGAAGGAAAGGGTACTAGCGTCGCGATTCTAAACATTATTGGCCAATGTGGTCCGCTTCTGGGAACGAGGTTGTATCCCGAGAGTGATGGACCATGGTACATACGGGGCATGGCGGTTTGCTCGTTTTTCATGCTGCTGGTTGCTGTCCTGGCGTTTGCGCTACGGACTATCTTGCGGCGGGCTAATCGAGCAGGGAGTGGAGATGGCATGGATATTGAGATGGAGACTCATGGTGAGGAACGCGAGATTCTAATGGGCGATCATGGGGTGGACCACGTACAAGAGGAAAAATTCACTTATCTTCTATAA
- a CDS encoding GILT family protein (COG:S;~EggNog:ENOG410PP7K;~InterPro:IPR004911;~PFAM:PF03227;~TransMembrane:1 (i25-46o)), protein MEKLAYDVPTTDTAVSFQTRRRHRVIAGLGRSLATLLLCFCAYVWINETFPESGSENDFFHSASTGLESQPKLSDSQKVPLEAHVMSKCPDARDCLRQLVVPAMEQVSDLVDFELNFIASVSNQSSAIECKHGPEECIGDILILCAANLPFPPDAGEITPDTPRTPTIRSLGFATCLISEYSRIPEREFVEQCALEHGIDFHSLNECASQQEDDPGDGQHPPLSGIALLRKSALHSAELGVTTSCTVRVDDSVWCVRDDGSWKDCGKGEENSKVSSLAEEVKKRYEGKN, encoded by the exons ATGGAAAAACTCGCTTACGACGTCCCTACGACAGATACCGCCGTCTCCTTCCAAACTAGGCGACGCCACCGGGTTATCGCAGGCCTCGGACGCAGCCTGGCCACGCTCCTTCTCTGCTTCTGCGCCTACGTCTGGATCAACGAGACATTCCCTGAATCTGGAAGCGAAAATGATTTCTTCCAttctgcctccacaggtctGGAATCACAACCCAAGCTATCCGACAGTCAAAAGGTTCCTCTGGAAGCTCACGTCATGAGCAAATGCCCGGACGCGCGGGATTGTCTACGGCAGCTGGTCGTGCCGGCAATGGAGCAAGTCAGCGATTTGGTGGATTTCGAGCTGAATTTCATCGCCAG TGTATCCAACCAATCCTCCGCAATCGAATGCAAACACGGCCCCGAAGAGTGCATCGGcgacatcctcatcctctgtGCTGCAAACCTCCCCTTCCCCCCTGACGCCGGCGAAATCACTCCCGATACTCCTCGCACACCTACAATCCGATCCCTGGGTTTTGCCACCTGCCTCATCAGCGAATACTCCCGCATCCCCGAGCGAGAGTTCGTCGAACAATGTGCCTTGGAGCACGGCATCGATTTTCATTCCCTGAATGAATGCGCAAGCCAACAAGAAGATGATCCGGGTGATGGTCAGCACCCGCCGCTCAGCGGTATTGCATTGCTCCGGAAAAGTGCTCTTCACAGCGCAGAACTTGGCGTGACTACCAGCTGTACTGTTCGAGTGGATGATTCGGTCTGGTGCGTCCGGGACGATGGTTCCTGGAAGGATTGTGGCAAAGGTGAGGAAAATAGCAAGGTGTCTTCGCTTGCTGAAGAGGTGAAGAAGCGATACGAGGGGAAGAATTGA
- a CDS encoding uncharacterized protein (TransMembrane:1 (o50-69i)), which translates to MSSIERHDPEAHDPEKHPEQSAIREGRNIALGKVEAFNKVLNQSGQPGKVLRGIIVVSIGLTMFTYALGQGITPQFDVMATSVVRPTRANWSSQYGESDHQRSIQAIYRQDCGYHISADSIFGGSVGV; encoded by the exons ATGTCAAGCATCGAGCGTCACG ATCCCGAAGCCCATGATCCCGAGAAACACCCCGAGCAGTCGGCCATCCGTGAAGGCCGGAATATCGCACTTGGCAAGGTCGAAGCTTTCAACAAGGTTCTGAACCAGTCTGGCCAACCAGGGAAGGTCCTGCGCGGCATCATCGTCGTCTCCATCGGCCTGACCATGTTCACCTATGCCCTGGGCCAAGGCATCACCCCACAATTCGATGTCATGGCGACCTCCGTCGTTCGGCCAACACGCGCAAATTGGAGTAGTCAATACGGCGAGTCAGATCATCAACGCAGTATCCAAGCCATTTATCGGCAAGATTGCGGATATCATATCTCGGCCGACAGCATATTTGGTGGTTCTGTTGGCGTATGA
- a CDS encoding uncharacterized protein (COG:S;~EggNog:ENOG410PYR0), with protein MPASPPNPNCNPPLQTLVDSLVQKYQGASPSPVLLDLLHKPDQYALLVNALYRQISLIKRRSQALEDCQITIYDKALLELSMEGCYPIQTGVVELYLAEFLGLDETEDVKDALGKHVALQNVLSTRESESNPYTTRSKREPTSPRIKHEEPTKSETHSSPITTSSSSSSKTSPQLNERVTRMLAVYHRAKEDYQRIKRRDNVEPLHAVRFLRDTAENTILYLRANGFFDHELIPELESMFDYARDKAAQLSGGRKRHFDDDRERQRERDRVWNRRGESGEKRSRSGRVIDSYRPGYLSK; from the exons ATGCCCGCCTCACCCCCCAATCCCAATTGCAATCCCCCTCTCCAAACCCTCGTCGACTCCCTCGTCCAGAAATACCAAGGAGCCTCACCAAGTCCCGTCTTGCTTGACCTTCTCCACAAGCCCGATCAATACGCTCTGCTAGTCAACGCTCTCTACCGCCAGATATCACTGATCAAGCGCCGCTCGCAAGCACTTGAGGATTGCCAGATCACTATCTACGACAAGGCTTTGCTGGAGTTGTCTATGGAGGGGTGTTATCCGATTCAAACGGGGGTTGTAGAGTTGTATCTGGCGGAGTTTCTAGGGTTGGATGAGACTGAGGATGTCAAGGATGCGCTGGGGAAGCATGTCGCATTGCAGAATGTGTTGAGTACGAGAG AATCTGAATCCAATCCCTACACCACCCGCTCTAAACGCGAACCCACCAGCCCACGCATCAAACACGAAGAACCTACCAAATCCGAAACCCACTCAAGCCCTATTActaccagcagcagcagcagcagcaaaacCTCTCCCCAACTCAACGAACGCGTCACCCGCATGCTCGCCGTCTACCACCGCGCCAAAGAAGACTACCAACGCATCAAGCGCCGCGACAACGTCGAGCCCCTCCACGCCGTCCGCTTCCTTCGCGACACGGCCGAGAACACGATCCTGTATCTGCGGGCAAATGGATTCTTCGACCACGAGCTGATTCCCGAGTTGGAGAGTATGTTTGATTATGCGAGGGACAAAGCGGCGCAGCTTTCGGGGGGTAGGAAGAGGCATTTTGATGATGATCGGGAGAGGCAGAGAGAAAGGGACAGGGTTTGGAATAGGAGGGGGGAGAGTGGCGAGAAGAGGAGTAGGAGTGGGAGGGTTATTGATTCGTATCGGCCTGGTTACTTATCTAAGTAG
- a CDS encoding MFS transporter (COG:G;~EggNog:ENOG410PFE6;~InterPro:IPR020846,IPR011701,IPR036259;~PFAM:PF07690;~TransMembrane:12 (i51-76o88-107i114-131o143-167i179-200o206-228i284-303o323-345i366-387o393-413i425-447o459-482i);~go_function: GO:0022857 - transmembrane transporter activity [Evidence IEA];~go_process: GO:0055085 - transmembrane transport [Evidence IEA]), with translation MPGRIRTSMIHISYVFVSHFKRVRSVTIEQVTWTGPNDPEDPKNWSYRKKWGATITVSCFTFISPVSSSMVAPALSTIAAEFNVDDEIVSQLMLSIFILAYAIGPLIMGPLSEIYGRVIVLQLANLFYLVFNIACGVSQTKVQMIVCRFFSGLGGSAPLAVGAGLLSDCFRAEERGKGIAIYSLAPLLGPAVGPIIGGFITENTTWRWVFYATSIADGVIQVAGLYFLRESYGPKILHERAKRLRKETGDNAYQTESERQNKNLPQLLRVSLVRPFRMLLTQPIVQIIALYMAYVYGIMYLVLSTFPSLWTSPDYYNESIGIGGLNYISLGLGFLLGSQFCARANDRIYRRLKARNNNTGKPEFRVPLLYIGSFLIPTGLFIYGWTAQKHTHWIAPNIGACLFSIGNIVSFQCMQTFMVDSYTRYAASALGAAAFLRSTCGFAFPLFAPYMYQALEYGWGNSVLAFVAVGLGVPAPVLLWFYGEKLRVLSPYAAG, from the exons ATGCCAGGCCGGATAAGGACGAGCATGATCCATATCTCGTATGTCTTCGTCTCACATTTCAAGAGGGTTCGGTCGGTAACAATCGAGCAGGTAACATGGACCGGTCCCAACGACCCCGAAGACCCCAAGAACTGGTCGTATAGGAAGAAATGGGGCGCCACAATCACTGTTTCATGTTTCACGTTTATCTCGCCAGTGAGCTCGTCAATGGTAGCGCCGGCTTTGTCGACTATTGCTGCAGAGTTCAATGTGGATGATGAGATTGTCTCGCAATTGATGCTGTCCATCTTCATTCTGGCGTATGCAATCGGGCCGTTGATCATGGGCCCGCTGTCGGAGATCTATGGACGGGTTATAGTGCTGCAGTTGGCGAATTTGTTCTATCTGGTGTTTAATATTGCTTGTGGGGTCTCGCAGACGAAGGTGCAGATGATTGTGTGTCGATTCTTTTCTGGGTTGGGAGGGAGTGCGCCGCTTGCT GTCGGCGCAGGCCTTCTATCTGATTGCTTCAGAGCCGAAGAACGCGGCAAAGGCATCGCAATATACAGTCTCGCACCCCTCCTAGGCCCAGCCGTAGGCCCAATCATCGGCGGCTTCATCACCGAAAACACAACCTGGCGCTGGGTCTTCTACGCAACCTCCATCGCCGACGGCGTCATCCAAGTCGCAGGCCTCTACTTCCTGCGCGAGTCCTACGGCCCTAAAATCCTGCATGAGCGCGCAAAGCGCCTCCGCAAAGAAACAGGAGACAACGCCTACCAGACCGAGTCCGAGCGCCAGAACAAAAACCTCCCCCAACTCCTCCGCGTCTCCCTCGTCCGCCCCTTCCGCATGCTCCTCACCCAGCCTATCGTCCAGATCATCGCATTGTACATGGCCTACGTCTACGGCATCATGTACCTGGTACTCTCAACGTTTCCGTCCCTCTGGACAAGCCCGGACTACTACAATGAGTCGATAGGCATCGGCGGCCTAAACTACATATCCCTAGGCCTAGGCTTCTTGCTCGGCTCACAGTTCTGTGCACGCGCAAACGACCGCATCTACCGGCGTCTAAAGGcccgcaacaacaacaccggCAAGCCCGAATTCCGCGTTCCTCTCCTCTACATCGGCTCCTTCCTAATCCCCACCGGCCTGTTCATATACGGCTGGACAGCGCAAAAGCACACACACTGGATCGCGCCAAATATCGGCGCTTGTCTATTCTCAATCGGCAACATTGTCTCGTTCCAATGTATGCAGACGTTCATGGTTGATTCGTATACGCGGTATGCGGCGAGTGCGTTGGGGGCGGCGGCGTTTTTGCGGTCGACTTGTGGGTTTGCGTTTCCGTTGTTTGCGCCGTATATGTATCAGGCGTTGGAGTATGGGTGGGGGAATAGTGTGCTGGCGTTTGTGGCGGTTGGGTTGGGGGTGCCGGCGCCGGTGCTTTTGTGGTTTTATGGGGAGAAGTTGAGGGTGCTGAGTCCGTATGCTGCTGGATAG